A stretch of the Candidatus Angelobacter sp. genome encodes the following:
- a CDS encoding ABC transporter substrate-binding protein, producing MLPLMWRAGRVGLFFRRIHLRALALSGLLAFLCRFSNAAVAEGRVVIISPHNEAIRYEFGRGFDLWHRKKFGEGAAVEWRDLGGTADALRFVQSEFAAKPAGIGIDLFFGGGSEPFLLLADRKLALPYEPPKEVLSGIPQSFNGIEVYDPGHRWYGAALSSFGILQNRLVQHRMNLPFITRWEQLAGPELRGWVGVGDPRHSATMNNMFEAFLQAYGWEHGWQLLTEIAGNARGFDAISSTTAKNVTLGETACAFAIDFYAFAQIAVAGRSNMTFALPQDFTAISPDGLAILKGAPNLAPAQHFVDFALGDAGQKLWFLPRGNPEGPQKYSIERMPVRPDLYKRYAHVSNIEFSPFELKQNFVYDARLSRERREVVAALAGALLVDTLPELQTAWRAVIRRGASAIDRAELGSVPVTEDEALRLSAGPWKDAVTRNQKKIEWQTWAQQKYRKLM from the coding sequence ATGCTCCCGCTCATGTGGCGAGCCGGCCGGGTCGGGCTATTTTTCCGACGGATTCACCTTCGTGCATTGGCACTGTCAGGTTTGCTCGCTTTTCTCTGCCGTTTCTCAAACGCTGCCGTCGCCGAAGGCAGAGTCGTCATTATTTCTCCTCATAACGAGGCCATCCGCTATGAGTTTGGCCGCGGCTTTGATCTATGGCATCGCAAAAAATTCGGCGAAGGCGCTGCTGTCGAGTGGCGCGACCTGGGCGGGACGGCAGACGCGTTGCGCTTCGTACAATCCGAATTTGCCGCCAAGCCGGCCGGTATCGGCATCGATCTTTTTTTTGGGGGCGGTTCCGAGCCCTTCCTCCTGCTGGCGGACAGAAAGCTTGCGCTGCCTTACGAGCCGCCGAAGGAAGTCCTGTCCGGCATCCCGCAGAGTTTTAACGGCATCGAAGTCTATGATCCCGGCCACCGCTGGTATGGCGCTGCGCTGTCCAGCTTTGGCATTTTGCAAAACAGGCTCGTGCAACACCGGATGAATCTGCCGTTCATCACGCGTTGGGAACAGTTGGCCGGGCCGGAGCTGCGCGGCTGGGTGGGCGTGGGTGATCCGCGCCACAGCGCGACGATGAACAATATGTTCGAGGCGTTTCTCCAGGCGTACGGCTGGGAACACGGCTGGCAATTGCTGACCGAAATCGCCGGCAACGCGCGCGGGTTCGACGCCATCTCCTCGACCACTGCCAAAAACGTGACGCTCGGGGAGACCGCCTGCGCTTTCGCAATCGATTTTTACGCGTTTGCGCAGATCGCCGTGGCGGGCCGGAGCAACATGACCTTTGCGCTGCCGCAGGATTTCACCGCCATCAGCCCGGACGGCCTCGCGATTCTCAAAGGCGCCCCGAATCTGGCGCCGGCGCAACATTTCGTTGACTTCGCGCTCGGCGACGCGGGACAAAAGCTTTGGTTTCTGCCGCGCGGGAATCCCGAAGGGCCGCAGAAGTATTCGATCGAGCGCATGCCGGTGCGTCCCGACCTGTACAAGCGTTACGCGCACGTGAGCAACATCGAGTTTTCGCCGTTCGAATTGAAACAGAACTTCGTGTACGATGCACGGCTGTCGCGCGAGCGGCGCGAGGTGGTCGCCGCGCTGGCGGGCGCGCTGCTCGTTGACACGCTTCCGGAATTGCAGACCGCCTGGCGCGCCGTGATCCGGCGGGGGGCATCCGCGATCGACCGTGCGGAACTGGGCAGCGTGCCGGTCACGGAGGATGAAGCGCTGCGGCTTTCAGCGGGCCCCTGGAAAGACGCGGTCACGCGCAACCAAAAGAAAATCGAATGGCAAACCTGGGCGCAGCAAAAATACAGAAAACTGATGTAG
- a CDS encoding zinc metallopeptidase: MMMFGMMILDKWWWMMIPGLVLGLYAQIRLSSSYGRYLGVAALRGVTGAGAAREILDEAGLRDVPVQEVPGRLTDHYDPTKRALFLSSENFHGNSISAVGVAAHEAGHALQHQVAYTPMQIRQTIVPVAQFASTAAMWISFGGMVAGLPFLKSIIGIAIAAFAIITLFQIITLPVEFDASRRAKQQLVRLGLIDNREHEAVDRVLNAAALTYVAGMVAAIFQLLHLILIARGDDRD; encoded by the coding sequence ATGATGATGTTTGGAATGATGATTTTGGATAAGTGGTGGTGGATGATGATTCCCGGTCTAGTGCTCGGCCTCTATGCCCAGATCAGACTGAGCTCCTCCTATGGCCGGTACCTTGGGGTGGCGGCATTGCGCGGCGTGACAGGAGCCGGCGCGGCGCGTGAAATTCTTGACGAGGCGGGGTTGCGTGACGTTCCGGTTCAAGAGGTGCCCGGTCGGCTGACGGATCATTACGATCCGACCAAGCGGGCGCTTTTCCTTTCATCTGAAAATTTTCACGGCAACTCCATTTCTGCCGTTGGAGTAGCGGCGCACGAGGCCGGGCACGCGCTTCAGCACCAGGTCGCGTACACGCCAATGCAAATCCGCCAGACAATCGTGCCTGTCGCGCAATTTGCCAGCACCGCTGCGATGTGGATCAGCTTCGGAGGAATGGTTGCGGGCCTGCCTTTCCTGAAAAGCATCATCGGCATCGCAATCGCCGCGTTCGCGATTATCACTCTCTTTCAGATAATCACGCTCCCGGTGGAATTCGACGCCAGCCGGCGAGCCAAACAACAATTGGTGCGTCTCGGTCTGATTGACAATCGCGAACACGAAGCGGTCGACCGGGTGTTGAATGCCGCGGCGCTGACTTACGTGGCGGGAATGGTAGCCGCTATCTTTCAGCTGCTCCATCTCATCCTGATCGCGCGAGGCGATGACCGTGATTGA